Proteins from a single region of Catenulispora acidiphila DSM 44928:
- the sepH gene encoding septation protein SepH: MTELRVMAVTSDGQRLVLRSNDGQEFHLTIDERLRAAVRGDRARLGQIEIEAEGQLRPRDIQARIRAGATAQEVADACGISVERIRRFEGPILAERAFMAEKAQNTQVRRQGENHGQKLGEIVAERLAKRGAEDPAAVRWDSWRRDDGTWTVQAVYKISGETYEALWGFDPPRRLVTPEDDEARLLSSDAAAIAAAEPMFPFVAASVLSGGTVVPGPAPSSNGSSAGGSLVHLEARRRPAETSSNGSGGALERERERDRERERTAAERTASVERHPSSMPASAAASGAAAVNGTAGRQGVPGPSASPEEDFDFLDAAADARAAAPVAAVAGQSAGSAFDDAIFGPRTTTPHRERMVGTTDRQAEADGVRPGRRATVPSWDEIVFGSRRGKQKGRD, translated from the coding sequence GTGACTGAGCTCCGCGTCATGGCCGTCACCAGCGACGGTCAGCGACTTGTGCTGCGCTCTAACGACGGCCAGGAATTCCATCTGACCATCGACGAGCGTCTGCGGGCCGCCGTGCGCGGCGATCGGGCCCGGCTGGGCCAGATCGAGATAGAGGCTGAGGGACAGCTCCGCCCGCGGGACATCCAGGCCCGTATTCGCGCGGGCGCGACCGCGCAGGAGGTCGCCGACGCCTGCGGCATCTCCGTGGAGCGTATCCGCCGGTTCGAGGGACCGATCCTCGCCGAGCGCGCCTTCATGGCGGAGAAGGCTCAGAACACCCAGGTTCGCCGCCAGGGCGAGAACCACGGGCAAAAGCTCGGGGAGATCGTCGCCGAGCGGCTGGCCAAGCGCGGCGCCGAGGACCCCGCCGCGGTGCGCTGGGACTCCTGGCGCCGCGACGACGGCACGTGGACCGTGCAGGCCGTGTACAAGATCTCCGGCGAGACGTACGAGGCGCTGTGGGGCTTCGACCCGCCGCGCCGGCTGGTGACGCCCGAGGACGACGAGGCGCGCCTGCTGTCCTCCGACGCCGCCGCGATCGCCGCCGCCGAGCCGATGTTCCCCTTCGTCGCCGCCTCCGTGCTCTCCGGCGGGACCGTGGTGCCGGGCCCGGCGCCGAGCAGCAACGGCTCCTCGGCCGGCGGCTCGCTGGTGCACCTGGAGGCCCGCCGCCGTCCGGCGGAGACCTCCTCGAACGGCTCCGGCGGCGCGCTGGAGCGGGAGCGCGAACGGGATCGCGAGCGCGAGCGCACGGCCGCCGAGCGGACCGCCTCGGTCGAGCGCCACCCGTCCTCGATGCCGGCGTCCGCCGCCGCTTCGGGCGCCGCGGCCGTCAACGGCACCGCGGGCCGGCAGGGCGTCCCCGGCCCGTCCGCCAGCCCCGAAGAGGACTTCGACTTCCTCGACGCCGCCGCCGACGCCCGCGCCGCAGCGCCGGTCGCCGCGGTCGCCGGACAGTCGGCCGGATCGGCCTTCGACGACGCGATCTTCGGTCCGCGCACCACCACCCCGCACCGCGAGCGGATGGTCGGGACCACCGACCGCCAGGCCGAGGCCGACGGCGTGCGGCCGGGGCGGCGGGCCACGGTGCCCTCGTGGGACGAGATCGTCTTCGGCTCGCGCCGCGGCAAGCAGAAGGGCCGCGACTGA
- a CDS encoding trimeric intracellular cation channel family protein, whose amino-acid sequence MVANPHLPVLLDLLGVFAAAVAGAFAGLRKGLDLVGILVIAVASSLGGGMIRDALIGATPVAAIADWRYFAVALGATAAVLLVTSRRMSDSKLKSAIEEVRARGVRYDRVAVVADALTLGLFAVSGTLKALDYHLPVFQAALLGTVTATGGGVVRDVLVNEVPMVLQRELYAVPAFVGGLLFALLERHGFVVQGYLAAAGSAAITAAIRLVAVWRDWHAPRPGAVA is encoded by the coding sequence ATGGTCGCCAATCCTCATCTTCCGGTTCTTCTCGATCTCCTGGGCGTCTTCGCGGCAGCGGTCGCGGGGGCTTTCGCGGGTCTGCGCAAGGGCCTTGATCTGGTCGGCATCCTGGTCATCGCGGTCGCCTCATCACTCGGAGGAGGGATGATCCGCGACGCCCTGATCGGAGCCACCCCGGTGGCCGCGATCGCGGACTGGCGCTATTTCGCGGTGGCGCTCGGCGCGACCGCCGCGGTGCTCTTGGTGACCAGCCGCCGAATGAGTGATTCGAAACTGAAATCGGCCATCGAGGAAGTGCGCGCCAGGGGCGTCCGCTATGACCGCGTGGCAGTGGTCGCCGATGCGCTGACCCTCGGACTGTTCGCGGTCTCCGGAACTCTCAAAGCATTGGATTACCATCTGCCGGTCTTCCAGGCCGCGCTGCTCGGCACGGTCACCGCGACCGGCGGCGGCGTGGTGCGCGACGTCCTGGTGAACGAGGTCCCGATGGTGCTCCAGCGGGAGCTGTACGCGGTCCCGGCGTTCGTCGGCGGACTGCTGTTCGCCTTGTTGGAGCGGCACGGTTTCGTGGTGCAGGGCTACCTCGCGGCGGCGGGGTCCGCGGCGATCACCGCGGCGATCCGGTTGGTCGCGGTGTGGCGGGACTGGCACGCGCCCCGCCCCGGCGCTGTCGCATAG